In one window of Microbacterium sp. PM5 DNA:
- a CDS encoding uroporphyrinogen-III synthase, which translates to MIPDPHAAKPLKGWRVLVPRGGPWGDSVAATLRVQGAVPVIAPLINFAPSTDQATLEQALADLAAGAFDWVTLTSATTVDVLYAYRAVIPATTRVAAVGETTAAALAAVGYRVDLVPDEDNSAAGMASQLIELEPAARRILTLRSEIAKPVLTRRLTEAGHDVRSVVAYRTVGVPVTERIAHDVASGRINAILVTSGSVAEQVRLQFPEIPDTTVIAAIGPRTAKDARKVGLGVSAVAREQTVEGLITAVSNFPLPHATDEFHL; encoded by the coding sequence GGGGTCCCTGGGGGGACTCCGTCGCGGCGACGCTGCGGGTGCAGGGCGCCGTGCCGGTCATCGCCCCGCTCATCAACTTCGCTCCCTCGACCGATCAGGCCACGCTGGAGCAGGCTCTCGCCGATCTCGCCGCCGGCGCGTTCGACTGGGTGACCCTGACAAGTGCCACCACGGTGGACGTCCTCTACGCCTATCGCGCCGTCATTCCCGCCACGACGCGGGTGGCGGCCGTCGGTGAGACCACCGCCGCCGCACTGGCCGCCGTCGGCTATCGCGTCGACCTCGTCCCCGACGAGGACAACTCCGCGGCGGGAATGGCCTCGCAGCTGATCGAGCTCGAGCCGGCAGCGCGGCGCATCCTGACGCTGCGCAGCGAGATCGCCAAGCCGGTGCTCACGCGCCGCCTCACCGAAGCGGGACACGACGTGCGCAGCGTCGTCGCCTACCGCACGGTCGGGGTGCCGGTGACGGAGCGGATCGCGCACGACGTCGCCAGCGGCCGCATCAACGCGATTCTCGTCACCAGCGGCTCGGTCGCCGAGCAGGTGCGGCTGCAGTTCCCCGAGATCCCCGACACCACCGTGATCGCCGCCATCGGACCGCGCACCGCGAAGGATGCCCGGAAGGTGGGTCTCGGCGTGAGCGCGGTGGCGCGGGAGCAGACCGTGGAGGGGCTCATCACGGCGGTGTCGAACTTTCCGCTGCCGCACGCCA